In a genomic window of Nitratireductor basaltis:
- the pstC gene encoding phosphate ABC transporter permease subunit PstC codes for MITYVVIALILLFFAAFYIGRSRAMTVGGGRAANLHSLPSQHGLFLALMAAGPALLLLFAWSIATPSIEASVVETRFADHLATLNLPEQQAFIRDSRATAFGGIAGFPNETKDAAAEVFKSVHATSQWVAAVLALALAAAGFFLAHRLISPRFRARHKVERVVRVFLILASIVAILTTVGIVLSLIFESLRFFQQVPIYKFLFGTHWSPQSAFTGAGQEAGAVNEDIFGAIPLFVGTLLITLIAMIVAAPVGLMSAIYLSDYASKRVRSIAKPVLEILAGIPTVVYGFFAALTVAPFFRRMGDGIGLDVASESALAAGIVMGIMIIPFVSSLSDDVINAVPQSLRDGSAGLGATKSETIRKVVLPAALPGIVSAMLLAVSRAIGETMIVVMAAGLAANLTANPLEAVTTVTVQIVTLLVGDQEFDSAKTLAAFALGLMLFCVTLVLNIIALRVVKKYREQYD; via the coding sequence ATGATCACTTACGTAGTCATCGCGCTAATTTTGCTGTTCTTTGCGGCATTCTACATCGGCCGCTCCCGTGCGATGACGGTCGGCGGCGGACGTGCTGCCAATCTTCATTCACTTCCAAGCCAGCATGGCCTTTTCCTCGCGCTCATGGCTGCAGGACCTGCGCTGCTCTTGCTGTTTGCCTGGAGCATCGCCACGCCCTCTATCGAGGCGTCGGTCGTGGAAACGCGTTTCGCAGATCATCTGGCGACGTTGAACCTGCCTGAACAGCAGGCCTTCATTCGCGATTCCCGCGCCACTGCATTCGGTGGCATTGCAGGGTTTCCGAACGAGACCAAAGACGCGGCTGCCGAAGTTTTCAAGAGTGTTCACGCGACGAGCCAGTGGGTTGCTGCCGTGCTTGCGCTTGCTCTTGCCGCTGCCGGGTTCTTCCTGGCGCATCGACTGATTTCGCCGCGCTTCCGCGCACGCCACAAGGTAGAGCGCGTTGTTCGCGTCTTCCTGATCCTTGCCTCCATCGTGGCCATTCTCACCACGGTGGGCATCGTTCTGTCCCTGATCTTCGAAAGCCTTCGCTTCTTCCAGCAGGTGCCGATCTACAAGTTCCTGTTCGGCACGCATTGGAGCCCGCAGAGCGCCTTTACCGGTGCGGGGCAGGAAGCGGGCGCTGTCAATGAAGATATCTTCGGCGCCATCCCCCTTTTCGTCGGAACGCTGCTCATCACGCTGATCGCGATGATCGTTGCTGCACCTGTGGGGCTCATGTCGGCCATCTATCTTTCCGACTACGCATCCAAGCGCGTGCGCTCCATAGCCAAGCCCGTTCTGGAGATCCTCGCCGGCATTCCGACCGTGGTCTACGGCTTTTTCGCCGCGCTTACTGTGGCGCCGTTCTTCCGGCGCATGGGCGATGGAATCGGGCTTGATGTTGCCTCCGAGTCCGCGCTTGCTGCCGGTATCGTCATGGGCATCATGATCATCCCCTTCGTGTCATCGCTCTCCGACGACGTGATCAATGCCGTGCCGCAGTCGCTGCGTGACGGTTCTGCCGGGCTTGGCGCGACGAAGTCGGAGACGATCCGCAAGGTGGTGCTGCCTGCCGCACTGCCTGGCATTGTCTCGGCGATGCTTCTGGCCGTGTCGCGTGCAATCGGCGAGACCATGATCGTAGTCATGGCTGCGGGGCTGGCGGCCAATCTGACGGCCAATCCGCTGGAGGCCGTGACCACGGTCACGGTTCAGATTGTCACGCTTCTCGTCGGCGATCAGGAATTTGACAGCGCCAAGACGCTTGCTGCCTTTGCGCTCGGCCTCATGCTGTTCTGCGTCACCCTTGTCTTGAACATCATCGCCCTTCGGGTCGTGAAGAAGTATCGTGAGCAATATGACTGA
- the pstA gene encoding phosphate ABC transporter permease PstA, protein MTDTTPTEAGSTSLHTNDAAKARLKARYAAERRFKWMGAGAVALSGLFLVILLSTIVTQALPAFRMNYVTLPLDLSAEQVDMENLSATNFSGIVNDAIMGQFPSVEGRQEQRALRGLVSTGAPTLLRKALESGEVEAGDTRQVALPLDDFSDLYLKGLVAKDGGREALAAAPQIVATDGAAEITFSDRSVVELAREAGAIEEDGVLRLTSGASSLLLQADGRIVKLLEVQAADGGATATGNVLLSDAPQVSDEAAIRIVETPESQRKFTDREIVWVDSLTAQGLTESRWNEIFLFSGASREPEMAGIWGAVVGSALTMLVTLALAFPIGVAAAIYLEEFAPKNRLTAIIEVNINNLAAVPSIVFGLLGLAVFINWFSFPRSAPLAGGFVLALMTLPTIIIASRAALRAVPPSIREAALGIGASKVQTVFHHVLPLAMPGILTGTIIGMAQALGETAPLLMIGMVAFIVDVPGGFTSPATVLPVQIFMWADFPEPAFQQKTSAAILILLGFLVLMNAIAVVLRKRFERRW, encoded by the coding sequence ATGACTGATACGACACCCACCGAAGCGGGCTCGACCAGCCTGCACACCAACGATGCCGCCAAGGCACGGCTGAAGGCCCGCTATGCGGCCGAGCGCCGGTTCAAGTGGATGGGTGCGGGCGCTGTAGCACTCTCAGGCCTGTTCCTGGTGATCTTGCTTTCCACAATCGTGACGCAGGCGTTGCCTGCCTTCCGGATGAATTATGTCACCCTGCCGCTTGATCTGTCGGCAGAGCAGGTGGACATGGAAAATCTCAGCGCGACCAATTTTTCCGGCATCGTCAACGACGCCATCATGGGGCAGTTTCCATCAGTGGAAGGTCGCCAGGAACAGCGCGCCCTTCGCGGACTGGTCTCCACCGGCGCACCGACCCTGCTGCGCAAGGCGCTTGAAAGCGGCGAGGTTGAAGCAGGTGATACCCGCCAGGTCGCTCTGCCACTCGATGACTTTTCCGATCTCTACCTGAAGGGCCTCGTGGCCAAGGATGGTGGACGGGAAGCGCTCGCGGCAGCGCCTCAGATCGTAGCGACTGATGGTGCCGCGGAAATCACGTTCAGCGATCGGTCGGTTGTTGAATTGGCTCGTGAGGCTGGTGCCATAGAAGAAGATGGCGTGCTGCGTCTCACCTCGGGTGCATCATCGCTGTTGCTTCAAGCCGACGGCCGGATCGTCAAGCTGCTTGAGGTGCAGGCCGCGGACGGTGGTGCAACCGCAACCGGCAATGTTCTCCTGAGCGATGCGCCCCAGGTTTCTGACGAAGCAGCCATTCGCATTGTCGAGACACCCGAGTCGCAACGTAAATTTACCGACCGCGAAATCGTGTGGGTCGACTCACTGACGGCTCAGGGGCTCACCGAAAGCCGCTGGAACGAGATATTCCTCTTTTCCGGTGCGAGCCGTGAACCGGAAATGGCAGGCATTTGGGGTGCGGTTGTCGGCTCTGCCCTGACAATGCTTGTGACGCTTGCACTCGCTTTCCCGATCGGTGTTGCAGCTGCGATCTATCTGGAGGAATTTGCCCCCAAGAACCGCCTGACGGCCATCATCGAGGTCAATATCAACAATCTGGCTGCCGTTCCGTCCATCGTGTTCGGTCTGCTCGGCCTGGCTGTCTTCATCAACTGGTTCTCCTTCCCGCGTTCGGCACCCCTTGCCGGCGGTTTCGTTCTGGCGCTGATGACACTTCCGACCATCATCATCGCCTCGCGCGCAGCATTGCGCGCCGTGCCGCCCTCCATCCGCGAGGCTGCATTGGGGATCGGAGCGTCGAAGGTGCAGACCGTGTTTCACCACGTGCTGCCGCTGGCGATGCCCGGCATCCTGACGGGGACGATCATCGGCATGGCGCAGGCGCTGGGTGAAACCGCTCCGCTTCTCATGATCGGCATGGTCGCCTTCATCGTGGATGTGCCGGGCGGGTTCACTTCTCCGGCCACGGTGCTGCCGGTGCAGATCTTCATGTGGGCGGATTTTCCGGAACCCGCATTCCAACAGAAAACTTCTGCGGCTATCCTCATCCTTCTGGGCTTCCTGGTCCTGATGAATGCAATAGCCGTGGTCCTGCGCAAGCGCTTCGAGCGTCGCTGGTAG
- the pstB gene encoding phosphate ABC transporter ATP-binding protein PstB: protein MNMLTEAQVENAIQPDSENYTVKMRGSNVCVFYGEKQALFDVNLDVRQNQVTALIGPSGCGKSTFLRCLNRMNDTIDICRVRGDITLDGEDIYDPAIDVVELRARVGMVFQKPNPFPKSIYENIAYGPRIHGLSNSKSELDGIVETSLQKAGLFNEVKDRLHEPGTGLSGGQQQRLCIARAIAVSPEVILMDEPCSALDPIATAKVEELIDELRENYTIVIVTHSMQQAARVSQRTAMFHLGNLVEEGPTDKMFTNPEDKRTQDYITGRFG from the coding sequence ATGAACATGCTCACAGAAGCTCAAGTAGAGAACGCGATCCAGCCTGATAGCGAGAACTATACCGTCAAGATGCGCGGCTCGAATGTCTGCGTCTTCTACGGCGAGAAGCAGGCTCTCTTCGACGTCAATCTGGATGTTCGCCAGAACCAGGTGACGGCGCTGATCGGTCCGTCCGGCTGCGGCAAGTCCACCTTCCTGCGCTGCCTCAACCGCATGAATGACACGATCGATATCTGTCGCGTGCGTGGGGACATCACGCTTGATGGCGAGGACATCTACGATCCGGCGATCGACGTGGTGGAACTGCGCGCACGCGTTGGCATGGTGTTCCAGAAGCCCAACCCGTTCCCGAAGTCGATCTATGAGAACATCGCCTATGGTCCGCGCATCCACGGGCTCTCCAACTCCAAAAGCGAGCTGGACGGCATTGTGGAAACGAGCCTGCAGAAGGCAGGCCTCTTCAACGAGGTAAAGGACCGTCTGCATGAACCGGGAACCGGGCTTTCCGGCGGTCAGCAGCAGCGCCTTTGCATTGCGCGCGCCATTGCGGTTTCGCCGGAAGTCATCCTCATGGACGAGCCATGCTCGGCACTCGACCCGATCGCGACCGCAAAGGTGGAAGAACTGATCGACGAGTTGCGCGAGAACTACACGATCGTGATCGTCACACACTCCATGCAGCAGGCGGCCCGCGTGTCGCAGCGCACGGCGATGTTCCATCTCGGCAATCTTGTCGAGGAGGGGCCGACGGACAAGATGTTCACCAACCCCGAAGACAAGCGCACCCAGGACTACATCACCGGCCGCTTCGGCTGA
- the phoU gene encoding phosphate signaling complex protein PhoU → MGEHTVTSFDEELNRIDQLLCEMGDLAGAMTQSATKALISSDNGLAQRVISDDAIMDAKQRELDERAITLIAKRQPMAQDLRAVVGAIRMAGDLERIGDLAKNVAKRVGAVGDSATPRSLAHSIDAMAQLVIVQVKSVIDQYVARQSEGLTSLRDEDEKIDIQYTSVFRELLTYMMEDPRNITACTHLLFCAKNLERIGDHVTNIAENAYYVMTGEQLPVQRPKLDETQMTVSAE, encoded by the coding sequence ATGGGCGAACATACAGTCACCTCCTTTGACGAGGAACTGAACCGGATCGACCAGCTTCTCTGCGAGATGGGCGACCTTGCCGGGGCCATGACCCAGTCGGCGACGAAGGCACTCATAAGCTCCGACAACGGTCTGGCGCAGCGTGTCATCTCCGATGATGCGATCATGGATGCCAAGCAGCGCGAGCTCGACGAGCGCGCCATCACGCTCATCGCCAAGCGCCAGCCCATGGCGCAGGATCTGCGCGCCGTGGTTGGTGCCATACGCATGGCAGGCGATCTCGAGCGTATCGGCGATCTGGCGAAGAATGTTGCAAAGCGCGTCGGTGCCGTTGGCGACAGCGCCACCCCGCGCAGCCTTGCCCATTCCATCGATGCGATGGCGCAGCTTGTCATCGTGCAGGTGAAATCGGTCATCGACCAATATGTCGCGCGCCAGAGTGAGGGGCTTACCTCCCTGCGCGACGAGGACGAGAAGATCGACATCCAGTACACTTCGGTGTTTCGCGAACTTCTCACCTACATGATGGAAGATCCGCGCAACATCACGGCATGCACGCATCTTCTCTTCTGCGCCAAGAATCTTGAGCGTATCGGTGATCATGTCACCAATATCGCCGAGAATGCCTATTACGTGATGACCGGCGAGCAACTGCCCGTCCAGCGGCCAAAGCTGGACGAGACGCAGATGACGGTCAGCGCCGAATAA
- the phoB gene encoding phosphate regulon transcriptional regulator PhoB codes for MAPKVMVVEDDEPLCVLLRYNLEAEGYQVEVVTRGDEAEMRLQENVPDLLVLDWMVPAISGIELCRRLRMRPETERLPIIMLTARGEESDRVRGLSTGADDYLVKPFSTPEFVARVRALLRRAKPEVLSTVLSVGDITLDRESHRVYRRKNEIRLGPTEFRLLEFMMQHPGRVFSRAQLLDNVWGETIYIDERTVDVHVGRLRKAVNHGKMPDVIRTIRGAGYAIREA; via the coding sequence ATTGCGCCGAAAGTGATGGTGGTCGAGGACGACGAACCGCTATGCGTCCTCCTGCGCTATAATCTGGAAGCGGAGGGCTATCAGGTCGAAGTCGTCACGCGTGGTGACGAGGCCGAAATGCGGCTTCAGGAGAATGTGCCTGACCTGCTCGTACTCGACTGGATGGTGCCTGCCATCTCCGGCATAGAGCTCTGCCGCCGCCTGCGCATGCGGCCCGAGACCGAGCGCCTGCCGATCATCATGCTCACTGCGCGCGGCGAGGAAAGCGACCGGGTGAGGGGGCTTTCAACAGGTGCCGACGACTATCTCGTCAAACCTTTTTCGACGCCCGAATTCGTCGCCCGCGTGCGCGCGCTTCTGCGCCGTGCGAAGCCGGAAGTGCTTTCGACGGTCCTAAGTGTCGGAGACATCACGCTCGACCGCGAATCCCATCGTGTCTATCGCCGCAAGAACGAGATCCGCCTGGGGCCAACCGAGTTCCGCCTGCTGGAATTCATGATGCAGCATCCCGGTCGCGTCTTCTCCCGCGCCCAGCTTCTCGACAATGTCTGGGGCGAGACCATCTATATCGACGAACGCACCGTCGACGTCCATGTCGGACGCCTGCGCAAGGCCGTGAACCACGGCAAGATGCCGGATGTGATACGGACAATCCGCGGCGCGGGCTATGCGATCAGGGAAGCTTGA
- a CDS encoding FG-GAP repeat domain-containing protein, giving the protein MLKRWRIDTPLCPAGHLPHKGGEWLSSGTAQTSPNASAKAKRLISPLVGEMPGKAEGGEHRHHALSLVILAATLLLTHPTIAAPLADIPVMHEEAQSAGLTHAYRGPWEYFVGGGAASFDCNGDRMPDLFIAGGRDDAALFVSESTRGSALKFSRRDHGLGRDGTRVLGAYPLDIDNDGHKDLVLLRLGENIILKGGPNCSFERANDAFAFDGGRAWTTAFSAMWEPDARFPTLAFGNYVDRSAPGSPWGTCHDNALYRPEQGTNGPLYEDRRALTPGYCALSMLFTDWNRSGTPDLRITNDRHYYRGGEEQLWHVEPGRSPRLYSRSEGWRHLTIWGMGIAEADIDADGYPEYALTSMGDTKLQKLDEEAEEDRPIYRDIAFDRGATAHRPYQGDDLKPSTGWHAEFADFNNDSLADLFIAKGNVEAMPDFAATDPDNLLIGQWDGSFEEAGGTSGIGLPTKGRGAVVTDFNADGLLDLLVVNREQNVSLFRNKGMKQGDRAIAGGNFVAVELAQKGANRNAVGALISIKIGTRTVNRTIQLGGGHASGHAGFIHAGLGTSERAEIRVKWPDGEWSHPYRVFANNFVRIERGEAEARYWYPVE; this is encoded by the coding sequence ATGTTGAAGCGCTGGCGTATCGACACCCCCCTCTGTCCTGCCGGACATCTCCCCCACAAGGGGGGAGAATGGCTGTCATCTGGAACCGCACAAACATCGCCGAATGCGTCGGCCAAGGCGAAACGACTGATCTCCCCCCTCGTGGGGGAGATGCCTGGCAAGGCAGAGGGGGGTGAACATCGCCACCATGCATTGAGCCTGGTGATCCTCGCAGCCACCCTCCTCCTCACCCACCCAACCATCGCTGCGCCCCTCGCCGACATCCCCGTGATGCACGAGGAAGCCCAATCCGCTGGCCTCACCCACGCCTATCGCGGTCCGTGGGAATATTTCGTGGGCGGCGGAGCCGCTTCATTCGACTGCAATGGCGATCGCATGCCCGATCTGTTCATCGCAGGCGGGCGTGATGATGCTGCACTCTTCGTCAGTGAAAGCACCAGAGGCAGCGCGCTGAAATTTTCCCGTCGCGACCATGGTCTTGGCCGCGATGGCACGCGTGTGCTGGGCGCCTACCCGCTCGACATCGACAATGACGGCCACAAGGATCTCGTGCTCCTGCGCCTTGGCGAAAACATCATCCTGAAGGGCGGACCAAACTGCAGTTTCGAGAGGGCCAATGACGCCTTCGCTTTCGACGGCGGGCGCGCCTGGACAACCGCATTCTCGGCCATGTGGGAGCCGGACGCCCGCTTCCCCACGCTTGCCTTCGGAAACTATGTCGACCGCTCCGCCCCCGGCTCTCCCTGGGGCACCTGCCACGACAACGCGCTCTACCGGCCGGAGCAAGGCACCAACGGCCCGCTCTACGAGGATCGCCGCGCACTCACCCCAGGCTACTGCGCCTTGTCCATGCTGTTTACGGATTGGAACCGCTCCGGCACGCCGGACCTGCGCATCACCAATGACCGCCACTATTATCGCGGCGGCGAGGAGCAACTCTGGCATGTGGAGCCGGGCCGAAGCCCGCGGCTCTACTCCCGCTCCGAAGGCTGGCGACACCTGACCATCTGGGGCATGGGCATCGCCGAAGCCGATATCGACGCCGACGGCTATCCCGAATACGCGCTCACCTCCATGGGCGACACCAAGCTGCAGAAGCTCGATGAAGAGGCCGAGGAAGACCGTCCGATCTACAGAGACATAGCCTTTGACCGCGGCGCAACCGCCCATCGCCCCTATCAGGGCGACGACCTGAAACCCTCCACCGGCTGGCATGCCGAGTTCGCCGACTTCAACAATGACAGCCTCGCCGACCTTTTCATCGCCAAGGGCAATGTTGAAGCCATGCCGGATTTTGCGGCTACCGATCCCGACAATCTGCTGATCGGCCAGTGGGACGGTTCCTTCGAGGAAGCCGGCGGCACAAGCGGCATCGGCCTGCCGACCAAGGGCCGCGGTGCGGTTGTCACGGATTTCAACGCCGACGGTCTGCTGGACCTCTTGGTGGTCAACCGCGAGCAGAATGTCTCGCTCTTCCGCAACAAGGGCATGAAGCAGGGCGATCGCGCAATTGCGGGCGGCAATTTCGTCGCCGTCGAACTCGCCCAGAAGGGGGCAAACCGCAACGCGGTCGGCGCGCTCATCTCGATCAAGATCGGCACCAGAACCGTCAACCGCACCATCCAGCTCGGCGGCGGGCACGCCTCCGGCCATGCAGGCTTCATCCACGCAGGCCTCGGCACCTCCGAACGCGCTGAAATCCGCGTAAAATGGCCCGACGGAGAATGGAGCCACCCCTACCGCGTCTTCGCCAACAATTTCGTCAGGATCGAGCGCGGGGAAGCGGAAGCAAGGTATTGGTATCCGGTGGAGTGA
- a CDS encoding di-heme oxidoredictase family protein, with protein sequence MARAGLALAILLSAANAAISAETSPPWAESILSGTQPVAGLSGKIDPDTLKALRDRGEHLFTGHFTTADGVGRPFATQAIVPTKRKRPPQNQFFRSAGLDANACAGCHNMPVAGGAGEFVTNVFVSEGFESADFESLDPQFSNERGTNHLFGAGLVELLAREMTRDLQAIRRSTLDSARISGETVTGKLVSKGVHFGTITAHPDGMLDLTEVDGVDADLVIRPFTQKGVMTSLRQFTVNALNHHHGIQAVERFGKRWTGEDDFDGDGVADEIADADIAALVAWQAGLQPPVRRAPEDEAWQKAAEHGNAVFDELQCSACHIRALPLSSLEFVDPGPVDMAGTLRSGEAEADAVYDLALLEWAKDLPRDEEGNWLVPLFGDLKRHVIADQEVSAFGNELLAQRFVERNVFMTTELWGLESTAPYGHRNDMTTMDEAIRAHGGAARASRDAYIAAEEADRSALIAFLRTLVIGEAE encoded by the coding sequence ATGGCACGAGCGGGCCTTGCCCTCGCAATTTTGCTTTCAGCGGCGAACGCTGCCATAAGCGCGGAAACAAGCCCACCCTGGGCGGAGAGCATCCTTTCAGGCACGCAGCCGGTTGCAGGTCTTTCCGGCAAGATCGACCCTGACACGCTGAAAGCGCTGCGCGACCGCGGGGAGCATCTCTTCACGGGTCATTTCACCACCGCCGACGGCGTGGGCCGTCCCTTTGCCACGCAGGCGATCGTACCCACAAAGCGAAAGCGCCCGCCGCAGAACCAGTTCTTCCGCTCCGCCGGCCTCGACGCGAATGCCTGCGCAGGTTGCCACAACATGCCGGTGGCTGGCGGCGCCGGTGAATTTGTCACCAATGTTTTCGTCTCCGAAGGCTTCGAAAGCGCCGATTTCGAAAGCCTCGATCCGCAATTTTCCAACGAGCGCGGGACCAACCATCTGTTTGGTGCCGGACTGGTGGAATTGCTCGCCCGCGAGATGACGCGTGATCTGCAGGCGATCCGACGCAGCACGCTCGACAGCGCGCGCATCTCGGGCGAAACCGTGACCGGCAAACTTGTCTCCAAGGGCGTCCACTTCGGCACGATCACCGCCCATCCCGACGGCATGCTGGATCTGACAGAGGTTGACGGCGTGGATGCCGATCTCGTCATTCGGCCCTTCACCCAGAAAGGCGTGATGACCTCGCTGCGGCAGTTCACGGTCAATGCCCTGAATCATCATCATGGTATTCAGGCCGTGGAACGTTTCGGCAAGCGCTGGACCGGCGAAGACGATTTCGATGGCGACGGTGTGGCAGACGAGATTGCCGACGCCGACATCGCTGCACTCGTTGCCTGGCAGGCAGGGCTTCAGCCGCCCGTGCGCAGGGCACCCGAGGATGAAGCCTGGCAAAAGGCTGCAGAGCACGGCAATGCCGTCTTCGACGAGCTGCAATGCAGCGCCTGCCATATCCGAGCCCTGCCGCTGTCCTCGCTTGAATTTGTCGATCCCGGTCCCGTGGACATGGCAGGGACGCTGCGCAGCGGCGAGGCTGAAGCCGACGCCGTGTATGATCTCGCCTTGCTTGAGTGGGCGAAAGATCTGCCGCGTGATGAAGAAGGCAACTGGCTCGTCCCGCTCTTCGGCGACCTCAAGCGCCACGTGATCGCAGACCAGGAAGTCTCCGCCTTCGGCAATGAGCTGCTCGCCCAGCGCTTCGTCGAGCGCAATGTCTTCATGACCACAGAACTCTGGGGCCTGGAATCAACCGCGCCCTACGGCCACCGAAACGATATGACCACCATGGACGAAGCCATCCGCGCCCATGGCGGCGCGGCCCGCGCATCGCGTGACGCCTATATCGCAGCCGAAGAAGCAGACCGCAGCGCATTGATCGCTTTCCTGCGCACGCTGGTGATTGGGGAGGCAGAGTGA
- a CDS encoding ROK family transcriptional regulator, protein MTAGIRHDEMRKRNRTMVISAVRQAGRASRTEIARMSGLSHSTISAISSDLIEEGIMRELRDEEAAPARRGRPQVALSLSPDAGRIVVLVLIFNRLTASLVDYCGNKVREKTFRLETLEMSRRELCDAAIRAVREIAGDEGPILHISFGVQGLTDSAGREMLWSPITVHRNIAFAEALENAFGVSVSINNDCNLIALALRWRKPDRYRDNFVAILLSHGIGMGLMVDGRMFTGKNSSGGELGHMTYMPRGALCRCGRLGCVEAYAGNYAIWRKATGQSPMAMPVTDMRAAEMEKLAAEAREEDGPARQAFREAGEAIGYAIGNLFALIDPAPIAMIGQGTAAFDILEPSIRHALAQTLGGQNAQVISFETEPEETPLIAQGSAMLALAELDRSHFGAGAAALSA, encoded by the coding sequence ATGACGGCAGGTATCCGTCACGACGAGATGCGCAAGCGCAATCGTACCATGGTGATCTCTGCCGTGCGTCAGGCGGGTCGCGCGTCGCGTACCGAAATTGCGCGCATGAGCGGCCTGAGCCACTCTACCATCTCGGCAATTTCATCCGATCTGATCGAAGAAGGCATCATGCGCGAATTGCGCGACGAGGAGGCAGCGCCCGCCCGTCGCGGACGTCCGCAGGTGGCACTCAGCCTGTCGCCGGATGCGGGACGCATAGTTGTGCTGGTCCTCATCTTCAACAGGCTCACTGCCTCCCTGGTTGACTACTGCGGCAACAAGGTCCGCGAAAAGACATTCCGCCTCGAAACTCTCGAAATGTCGCGCCGGGAACTTTGTGACGCAGCAATCAGGGCTGTTCGGGAGATAGCGGGCGACGAAGGTCCGATCCTGCATATCAGTTTCGGCGTCCAGGGCCTGACGGATTCAGCCGGACGCGAAATGCTCTGGTCACCGATTACGGTCCACCGGAACATCGCCTTCGCCGAAGCCCTGGAAAACGCTTTCGGCGTGTCCGTCAGCATCAACAATGACTGCAACCTGATCGCGCTTGCCCTTCGCTGGCGAAAACCCGATCGCTACCGCGACAATTTCGTGGCGATTCTGCTTTCCCACGGCATAGGCATGGGCCTGATGGTCGATGGCCGCATGTTTACCGGAAAGAACTCGTCCGGCGGAGAGCTTGGTCACATGACCTACATGCCTCGCGGAGCTCTTTGCCGCTGCGGTCGCCTGGGCTGCGTGGAAGCCTATGCGGGAAACTATGCGATCTGGCGCAAGGCGACCGGGCAAAGCCCCATGGCCATGCCGGTTACCGATATGCGAGCCGCCGAGATGGAGAAGCTCGCCGCAGAAGCGCGCGAGGAAGATGGTCCGGCCCGCCAGGCCTTTCGCGAGGCAGGCGAGGCCATTGGCTATGCCATCGGCAACCTCTTCGCGCTCATAGATCCGGCTCCGATTGCGATGATCGGCCAGGGAACGGCGGCATTCGACATTCTGGAACCAAGCATTCGCCACGCGCTGGCCCAAACGCTGGGCGGCCAGAATGCGCAGGTGATCAGCTTCGAGACAGAGCCCGAAGAGACACCACTCATAGCGCAAGGCAGCGCGATGCTTGCGCTCGCGGAGCTGGATCGAAGTCATTTCGGTGCGGGTGCAGCCGCGCTGTCGGCGTGA
- the xylF gene encoding D-xylose ABC transporter substrate-binding protein, producing MKKSVTAVLAGLTLSLTLSTAALAEGKVIGVSWSNFQEERWKTDEAAMKEQIEADGNTYISADAQSSASKQLTDVESLIAQGADALIILSQDSSAIGPAVEKAANEGIPVVGYDRLIENPDAFYLTFDNKEVGRMQARAVFEAQPEGNYAFIKGSSADPNADFLFSGQMEVLKEAIDSGKIKNVGEAYTDAWLPANAQKNMEQILTANNNEVDAVVASNDGTAGGAIAALEAQGLAGTVPVSGQDGDHAALNRIALGTQTVSVWKDSRELGKAAAKIAAQLADGAAMDEVEGAEKWSDGPNGVEMTATFLKPIPITADNLDVVIDAGWVSKDVVCQGVEAGKVAACD from the coding sequence ATGAAGAAGTCTGTGACTGCCGTTCTGGCAGGTCTTACCCTTTCGCTCACCCTTTCGACTGCTGCGCTTGCCGAAGGCAAGGTCATTGGCGTTTCCTGGTCCAACTTCCAGGAAGAACGCTGGAAGACCGATGAAGCCGCGATGAAGGAGCAGATCGAGGCTGACGGCAACACCTATATCTCCGCGGATGCACAGTCCTCTGCTTCCAAGCAGCTGACGGATGTTGAATCGCTGATCGCCCAGGGCGCCGACGCTCTCATCATTCTTTCGCAGGATTCCTCGGCAATCGGCCCGGCAGTTGAAAAGGCTGCAAACGAAGGCATTCCGGTTGTTGGCTATGACCGCCTTATCGAGAACCCGGATGCGTTCTACCTGACCTTCGACAACAAGGAAGTCGGTCGCATGCAGGCTCGCGCCGTGTTCGAGGCCCAGCCGGAAGGCAACTACGCCTTCATCAAGGGCTCGTCGGCCGATCCGAACGCGGACTTCCTCTTCTCCGGTCAGATGGAAGTGCTGAAGGAAGCCATCGATTCCGGCAAGATCAAGAATGTGGGCGAGGCCTATACGGATGCGTGGCTTCCGGCCAATGCGCAGAAGAACATGGAGCAGATCCTGACGGCCAACAACAACGAGGTTGATGCCGTTGTCGCTTCCAATGACGGCACTGCCGGTGGCGCAATTGCCGCTCTTGAAGCACAGGGTCTGGCTGGCACCGTTCCTGTCTCCGGCCAGGATGGCGATCACGCTGCACTGAACCGCATCGCTCTCGGCACGCAGACCGTCTCCGTGTGGAAGGACTCCCGTGAGCTTGGAAAGGCTGCCGCCAAGATTGCCGCGCAGCTTGCAGACGGTGCGGCCATGGATGAGGTCGAAGGTGCGGAAAAGTGGTCGGACGGCCCGAACGGCGTTGAGATGACCGCAACGTTCCTCAAGCCAATCCCGATCACCGCCGACAATCTCGACGTTGTCATCGATGCTGGCTGGGTGTCGAAGGACGTTGTCTGCCAGGGCGTTGAAGCCGGCAAGGTCGCAGCCTGCGACTGA